A window from Primulina huaijiensis isolate GDHJ02 chromosome 13, ASM1229523v2, whole genome shotgun sequence encodes these proteins:
- the LOC140990996 gene encoding cytochrome P450 71A6-like has translation MASLSGLFISLCLFILSLVYVYKWRSNKALESRKNLPPSPRKIPIIGNLHQLDAFPYRSLCSLSQRYGPLMLLHFGKVPVLVASSFDAAHEILKNNDLAFSNRPKSSITNKLAYGAKDVAFSPYGEYWRQMRSICVLQLLSNKRVQSFKRVREEATSNMIDTIRRLGCSSCPVNLSDLLASLTNGVICRAAFGKKYDKEGEGYNFKKSLEEVGKLLGTLCIGDYIPWLSWIDHISGLHARMDKVAKQFDEFLDGVIKEHRDQESENRVFGGNKDQLNFVDILLQFQRENRDTSPIEDASIKAIILDMFAAGTDTTYTALEWTIAELLRNPKTLKILQNEVRTVAGIKEEITEKDLEKMQYLKVVMKESLRLHGPAPLLVPRESTKDTTIMGYDIAAGTQAVINYWAIGRDPSLWEYPEEFRPERFFHTNIDYKGLDFELLPFGVGRRGCPGRSFALSIYELALAKLVHKFDMILPSGERGEDLDMSEVNGIVKYKKFPLMVLAIPVAS, from the exons ATGGCATCTCTCTCAGGTTTATTCATTTCTCTTTGTCTATTCATTCTCTCCCTCGTCTATGTCTACAAATGGCGGTCCAACAAAGCTTTGGAATCTAGAAAAAATTTGCCACCATCTCCGAGAAAGATTCCAATAATTGGCAACCTACACCAGCTCGATGCGTTCCCCTATCGCTCCTTATGTTCTTTGTCCCAGCGCTATGGTCCACTCATGCTGCTCCATTTCGGCAAAGTTCCGGTGCTCGTCGCCTCTTCATTTGATGCAGCTCACGAGATATTAAAGAACAATGACTTAGCCTTCTCAAACAGGCCGAAATCAAGCATAACGAATAAGCTAGCATACGGGGCCAAGGACGTGGCTTTTTCTCCTTATGGGGAGTACTGGAGGCAGATGAGAAGCATATGCGTGCTTCAGCTTCTTTCTAACAAAAGGGTTCAATCCTTTAAACGTGTAAGGGAAGAGGCAACATCGAATATGATCGACACCATTAGGCGATTAGGATGTTCGTCGTGCCCAGTAAACTTGAGTGATTTGTTGGCATCGCTCACAAATGGTGTGATTTGTAGGGCTGCGTTCGGGAAGAAGTATGATAAAGAGGGAGAAGGATATAATTTCAAGAAGTCACTGGAGGAGGTGGGGAAGTTGTTGGGTACTCTTTGTATTGGTGATTACATTCCTTGGCTTTCTTGGATTGATCACATCAGTGGTCTACATGCTAGGATGGATAAAGTGGCTAAACAGTTCGATGAATTCTTGGATGGAGTAATCAAAGAGCACAGGGATCAAGAAAGTGAAAACAGAGTTTTTGGTGGAAATAAAGATCAGTTGAACTTTGTGGATATTTTACTTCAATTTCAGAGGGAAAACAGAGATACTAGTCCTATTGAGGATGCGTCAATCAAAGCTATCATTTTG GATATGTTTGCTGCTGGAACCGATACGACATATACTGCTTTAGAATGGACGATAGCAGAGCTCTTAAGAAATCCCAAAACTCTGAAAATACTTCAGAATGAAGTTAGAACCGTCGCCGGAATTAAAGAAGAGATAACAGAGAAAGATTTGGAAAAAATGCAATATCTAAAAGTAGTGATGAAAGAAAGTCTAAGACTACATGGTCCAGCTCCATTACTCGTGCCTCGTGAATCGACCAAAGACACCACAATAATGGGCTATGACATTGCAGCGGGTACACAAGCTGTTATAAACTATTGGGCCATAGGACGAGACCCATCGTTGTGGGAATATCCCGAAGAGTTTCGTCCGGAGAGGTTCTTCCACACGAACATCGACTACAAAGGGTTAGATTTCGAGTTGCTACCATTCGGAGTTGGTCGAAGAGGATGTCCTGGTCGTTCCTTCGCCTTGTCTATATATGAACTTGCATTGGCGAAATTGGTGCATAAATTTGACATGATATTGCCGAGTGGAGAAAGAGGTGAGGACTTGGATATGAGTGAAGTCAATGGGATCGTGAAATACAAAAAATTCCCTCTGATGGTATTAGCCATTCCAGTTGCTTCTTAG
- the LOC140991903 gene encoding 3'-5' exonuclease-like, translating to MIHHAEFPNETHTTNFNVEFYGDSIYTTVTDDCDAVSDWISEVESIHRCRLHHLIVGLDVEWRPPFSRLPNPIAILQLCVGRRCLIYQIIHSQGIPFSLSRFLSNSNYTFVGVGIESDLEKLEQDYGLGSNVKSVDLRDLAAYEFGNRDLKCKGLKDLASFVLNKEVDKPRWVTLSGWDNRRLTYDQVEYACLDAFVCFEMGRMLNASR from the coding sequence ATGATTCACCACGCCGAATTTCCCAATGAGACCCATACCACCAACTTCAACGTTGAATTCTACGGTGACTCTATCTACACCACTGTCACCGACGACTGCGACGCCGTATCGGATTGGATCTCTGAAGTGGAGTCAATCCATCGCTGCCGCCTCCACCACCTTATCGTCGGGCTCGACGTCGAGTGGCGCCCCCCCTTCAGCCGCTTACCAAACCCAATAGCCATCCTACAACTATGCGTCGGCCGCAGATGTCTCATCTACCAAATCATTCACTCCCAGGGTATCCCCTTTTCTCTCTCCAGGTTTCTCTCAAACTCTAACTATACTTTCGTAGGAGTCGGTATCGAATCTGACTTGGAAAAGCTTGAACAAGATTATGGGCTTGGGAGCAATGTTAAGTCAGTGGATTTGAGGGATTTGGCGGCGTATGAGTTTGGTAATAGGGACTTGAAGTGTAAGGGGCTTAAGGATTTGGCTAGTTTTGTACTGAACAAAGAGGTGGACAAGCCGAGGTGGGTGACCCTGAGTGGATGGGATAACCGGCGTCTGACTTATGATCAAGTCGAGTACGCTTGTCTTGATGCTTTCGTGTGTTTTGAAATGGGCCGGATGTTGAATGCTTCGCGCTGA
- the LOC140991694 gene encoding 3'-5' exonuclease-like yields the protein MAMSIVDHQLRSNTHKTYDVHFFDDSIHTTVTHDPEIVSQWISDLEPDHRIAGLDVEWRPCFNRNTQNPAATLQLCVGRRCLIFQLIHAPTVPSSLVGFLSNPNYTFVGVGIKFDLRKIEKDYGFGMDAKIVDLRSLAAEVYDRMDLKNSGVKGLTKVVLEKEVKKPRRVTMSRWDKQWLTPDQVQYACLDAFVCYEMGRILNASG from the coding sequence ATGGCGATGAGCATAGTAGATCATCAATTACGCAGCAATACCCACAAAACCTACGACGTTCACTTCTTTGACGATTCGATCCACACCACCGTCACCCACGACCCTGAAATCGTGTCCCAGTGGATCTCGGATCTAGAACCCGACCACCGCATCGCCGGACTAGACGTGGAGTGGCGACCCTGCTTCAATCGAAACACGCAGAACCCAGCCGCCACCCTCCAGCTCTGCGTGGGCCGTCGTTGCCTGATCTTCCAACTAATTCACGCCCCGACCGTCCCATCCTCGCTGGTCGGTTTCCTCTCAAATCCCAACTATACTTTTGTGGGGGTGGGTATAAAATTTGATCTGAGAAAGATTGAAAAAGATTACGGGTTCGGAATGGACGCCAAAATAGTGGATTTGAGGAGTTTGGCGGCGGAAGTATATGACAGGATGGATTTAAAGAATTCCGGGGTGAAGGGGTTGACGAAAGTGGTGCTGGAGAAGGAAGTGAAGAAGCCGAGGAGGGTGACGATGAGCAGATGGGATAAGCAGTGGCTGACGCCAGATCAAGTCCAGTATGCTTGTTTGGATGCATTTGTGTGTTATGAGATGGGCAGGATTCTGAATGCTTCTGGGTGA
- the LOC140991892 gene encoding cytochrome P450 71A6-like — protein sequence MASLSQLIVSLTLFAIFLVFVYKWRCNEASKPGKKLPPSPRKLPLIGNFHQIGALPHRSLQSLSRRYGPLMLLHFGKVPVLVASSADAAREIMKNQDLIFSNRPKSSIPDKLLYGSTDVAFAPYGEYWRQIRSICVLHLLSTKRVQSFRRVREEETSLMIENIKRLGRSSSRVINLSNLLASLTNSVVCRAALGRKYAEGDKLRKLLKEFVQLMGSSCIGDNIPWLSWIDRVNGLHAKLDKVAKEFDEFLEGVVKEHRDQEFINDKRVLGEDFKELDFVDILLEFQRKNKDNSHIEDNSIKAIILDVFAAGTDTTCTAIEWAVIELLRHSGSMTKLQDEVRAIGATKGEITESDLEKMQFLKLVMKESLRLHAPIPLLVPRESTKDTKIMGYDIASGTQVIINSWAIGRDPSLWEHPEEFRPERFLDTNADYKGLDFELIPFGAGRRGCPGVTFATAVYELTLAKLVYNFDIALPNGESGENLDMSEVTGIAVHRKLPLMITASTPAS from the exons ATGGCTTCTCTTTCACAATTAATCGTCTCTCTCACTCTTTTCGCGATCTTCCTCGTCTTCGTCTACAAATGGCGATGCAACGAAGCTTCAAAACCCGGGAAAAAACTGCCACCATCTCCAAGAAAGCTTCCATTGATCGGAAACTTCCACCAGATCGGTGCACTCCCCCATCGCTCTCTCCAGTCTTTGTCCAGGCGCTACGGTCCCCTCATGCTGCTTCATTTCGGAAAAGTACCGGTGCTTGTCGCCTCCTCCGCCGACGCAGCTCGCGAGATAATGAAAAACCAAGACTTGATATTTTCAAACAGGCCCAAATCTAGCATACCTGATAAGCTACTTTACGGGTCCACGGACGTGGCGTTTGCTCCTTATGGCGAGTACTGGAGGCAGATCAGAAGCATATGCGTGCTCCATCTTCTGAGTACCAAAAGAGTTCAGTCCTTTCGTCGTGTGAGGGAGGAGGAGACGTCGCTAATGATCGAGAACATCAAGCGACTGGGACGTTCATCATCTCGTGTCATAAACTTGAGTAATCTGTTGGCATCCCTTACAAATAGTGTGGTTTGTAGGGCTGCCTTGGGGAGGAAGTATGCAGAAGGGGATAAGCTCAGAAAGTTATTGAAAGAGTTTGTGCAGCTAATGGGAAGTTCTTGTATTGGTGACAACATTCCATGGCTTTCTTGGATTGATCGCGTAAATGGTCTGCACGCAAAGTTGGATAAAGTGGCTAAAGAGTTCGACGAATTCTTGGAGGGAGTGGTGAAAGAGCATAGGGATCAAGAATTTATAAATGATAAGAGAGTTCTTGGGGAGGATTTTAAGGAGTTGGATTTTGTGGATATATTGCTTGAATTTCAGAGGAAAAACAAAGATAATAGTCATATCGAGGACAATTCCATCAAAGCCATCATTTTG GATGTATTTGCTGCCGGAACCGATACAACATGTACTGCCATAGAGTGGGCGGTGATAGAGCTTTTGCGACATTCCGGAAGCATGACAAAGCTACAAGATGAAGTCAGAGCCATAGGTGCAACAAAAGGTGAGATCACAGAAAGTGACTTAGAAAAAATGCAATTTCTAAAATTGGTGATGAAAGAGAGTCTAAGACTGCATGCTCCAATTCCATTACTAGTCCCCAGAGAGTCGACCAAAGACACCAAAATAATGGGATATGACATTGCATCTGGCACGCAAGTTATCATCAATTCTTGGGCGATAGGACGAGACCCATCGTTGTGGGAACATCCCGAAGAATTTCGTCCCGAGAGGTTCTTGGACACCAACGCCGACTACAAAGGGCTAGATTTCGAGTTGATACCATTTGGTGCTGGTCGAAGAGGGTGTCCTGGTGTTACATTTGCCACGGCGGTCTACGAACTTACGTTGGCGAAATTGGTGTATAACTTTGACATAGCATTGCCAAATGGAGAAAGTGGGGAGAATTTAGATATGAGTGAAGTGACTGGAATCGCAGTCCACAGGAAACTTCCTCTGATGATAACAGCCAGTACTCCAGCTTCATAG